The nucleotide sequence TCAGCGCCACCCCCTTGGCCCGGCCGGTCGACCCGGAGGTATAGATGATGTAGGCGAGATGATGCCCCTCCAATTTCACCCCGGGATTCCCCTCCGCCTGGTCCGCCCACGCCGGTGCCGGATCGTCGAGCGTCCATATCGCTCGATCAGCCGACTCGGGTAGCGACGCCCGCAAATGCCCCTGCGTGAGCACGACCGTCGGGGCGGTGTCGGCCAACACAAACTCCAGACGCTCCCGCGGAAAATCCGCATCGAGCGGCACATACACGCCTCCCGCTTTCAAGATGCCGAGTTGTCCCACCACCATCTCGATCGAGCGCTCCACGCAAATCGCCACCGTCGTGTCCGGCTGCACGCCGTGCGCAATCAGGTGATGCGCCAGTCGATTCGCCCGTCGATTGAGTTCGCCGTAAGACACCTCGCGTCCGTCGCAAACCACCGCCACCGCATCGGGCCAAGCCCGCACGCAGGCCTCAAAAGCCTCCGGAATCGTGGCAAACGGCAGCGGCACCTGACGGACGATCCAAGAAAGATCGATCGCATGATCTGGGTGCCGTGGGTTGTCGGCAACGGAGCTGGGATGGGAACGGGGCAAAGCGGGGTGCGGCGGAGTCCTTCACCGAATCCGGAGGCAGTCGCAATCCTAAGTGCGTGTTTTCAAGCAGTTTGGGGCCATCCGCCCCCAAATCTCCCTCTCGTCGCGCGCATTCGCCACCCCTTGGCATTACGCACTTTCACCACGCCTCCCCCACACCATGCTCGTGAGCACGGCGATATCGTTGCGAAATTTAATCCAATTTTGTCCCAAAACAGGATTAGACTGCCGCATGGACCTCGCCCTCTCCACTCCGGCACTCCTGTTTCCGGCGATCAGCCTGCTGTTTCTCGCCTACACGAATCGGTTCCTGCACCTCGCGGCGCTGATCCGCAAGCTACACTCCGATCACCTCGCGGGCAACGATCCCTGTGCCAAAGAGCAGATTCTCAATTTGCATCGCCGGCTCAGCCTCATCCGCTGGATGCAGATCTGGGGTGTGGCCAGCCTGCTGGGATGCACCCTCGCCATGGTGTGCCTGTTTTTTGGCTGGGGCTCGACCGGCTCGATGGTTTTCGTGGCGAGTGTGCTCGCGATGACCGTCTCCCTCGCGTTGTCCCTGCGGGAGATTTTTATCTCCGGTGGCGCCTTGGCCATTCTGCTCGCCCAACTGGAAAACTCCCCTCGGGCCAAATCCTGAAATCCAAGATGCGCTTGCGTTCCACGCCATTTGACCCCGAGCAATTCGCCGTTTGGCGCGAGCACAGTATTGCGGCGTTTGCTGCCGACAAGATCGCCGCCGGCACTTGGTCAGCTGATCAAGCGCCCGCCCTGGCCGTCGCATCTTTCGATGAATCACTCCCCCAAGGATCGGATACAACCGGTCACGCGATCCGCCGCGTAATCAACGACGCAACTGAAGAACTGATCGGTTGGTTCTGGGTCGGTCCCGCCACCCACAGCGCGCCGGGAACCGCTTGGTTGTTCGATATCGAAATCGTGCCGGAGCATCGCGGCCAGGGCCACGGTCGAGCTGTGCTCAAATTGGCCGAAGACGAAGCGCGGACGCTGGGTTTCAGCACGCTCGGCCTCCATGTGTTTGCGCACAACCCCGTGGCGCGCCATCTCTATGAGGCCTGTGATTTCCAACTCACCGACCTGAACTACGCCAAAAAACTGTAAGGTTCGACCATGTCCCGCGATCCCCGTATCGACACCTACATCGCCCACGCGCAGCCGTTCGCCCAGCCCATTCTGAAGCACCTGCGTGAACTGGTGCATCAAGCCGTCCCCGAGGTGGTGGAAACCATCAAATGGGGAGCCCCGGCCTACACGCTGAAAGGCAAGCAGGTATGCCTGACCGCCAGTTTCAAAGCCCATTGCGCTTTGTCCTTCTGGGCCAAAGCCATGGAGGAGGTGCTCGCGGCCGACGGCATCGGGCCACAGGAGGGTATGGGCAACCTCGGCAAGATCACCGACCTGACCGACCTTCCCGCCCGAACCAAACTCATCCGTTACCTGCAAACGGCCGCGCGACTGGCCACCGCCGCTCCCGCCGGTCGACCCACCGCGAAAACTCGCAAGCCCACGCTCGCCACGCCGCCGGAGCTCGCCTCCGCTCTCCAACAACCGTCCCACGCCGCGGCCGCCCACACGTGGACCGCCTTCACTCCCGCCAAACGCCGTGAATACATCGAGTGGATCACGACCGCCAAGCAGGACGCCACCCGCGCCCGCCGCCTCGCGACCACCCTCCAGTGGCTGGCCGAAGGCAAGACTCGCCACTGGAAATACCAGAACTGCTAAAAAGCCTCGCTCGAAAACTCACGCTCCCCACGCCACCGACCCAGCATGCTGCGGCCGCGACGATGAACGGCTCACGCCATCACTAAAGTCAAATGGCAGGAATCGAACGCCGAGACCTAAAGATCTGTGACCGGGGGCCGATATAGTGAGATGACCCCCGTCGCGGCACCCCGACTCCGGATCCCACCCCCTACGTGATACCCTCCTTCCTGCATCGAACGGCCACCGCTTGGATAATTCTGGGACTGTCTCTCGTGGCGACGTTCATCGGCTGGCGGTTTTCCGTGGAATACACCGAACAAGTGGCGCAGGAGCGTTTCACGTTCGCCACCGACGAGGCCGAGCTCCTGATCGAGGAGCGCATGCTGGAGTATGAGCAAGCGTTGCGCGGTGGCGTGGGCCTGTTCGGTGCCTCCTCCCCCATCTCCCGCGATGACTGGCGGCACTACGTCGAAACATTGCGAATCCAACGCTACTTTCCCGGCATCCAGGGCATGGGCTTTGCGCGGCTGATTCCGCCCGAAGCGTTGGCCGATTTTGAAGCCGATATTCGTCGACAGGGTTTCCCTGATTTCAAGGTGACTCCGGCGGGACCCCGCGACATCTACACGGCGATCGAATTTCTGGAGCCCTTCGATGCGCGCAATCAACGCGCCTTTGGCTACGACATGTTTTCGCATCCGGTTCGCCGCGCCGCCATGGCACGATCCCGCGACACCGGTGAAGCGGCCATGTCGGGCCGGGTCGTGTTGCTGCAGGAAACCGACACGGACATCCAGCCCGGCGTCTTGACCTACCTGCCGGTCTATCGCCGGGATCACCCCACGAGCACGATCGCGGAACGGCGGGAGGCCCTGGTGGGCTACGTCTACGCCCCGTTTCGCATGCGGGACCTCATGTCCGGCATCCTCGAGCACACCCGGCGCGAGGTGGACGTGCAGGTCTATGACGGCCCGACCGTGAATCCCGCCACATTCCTGCACCAGACTTTCACTCCCGACGCGGTGGCCGGGGCCCCGGGCGAACCTCGTTTCACGGAGACCCGACAGATGACGATCTCGGGCCAACTCTGGACCATCGTCTACACCACCAACGAGAATTTCGATCAAGCGACCGTAAACTACTTGTCCAACTTCGTCGTCGGCACGGGCATCGCCATCGACCTGCTCCTGTTCACCATCATTGCGGCTCTCGGTGCCCGCTATCGGTCGGAGCATGTGGCCGCCACCACCTCGGCTGCCAAGGCTCAACAATACGCCTACCGCCACGCGGCGATATTGAAAAGCGCGGGCTCCGTGATCGTCGCCGCGAACGCGGAGGGTGTCATCGTCGAGTTCAATCCGGCGGCGGAAAAAATGCTGGGCTACACCGCGGCCGAAATGATTGACCGCGAAACCCCCGCCGTCTTTCACGACCCCGACGAGATCGCCCAACGCGCCGGGCAGTTCAGCAAAGAGTTGGGGCGACCACTCGAACCCGGTTTTGAGGTGTTCGTCGCCAAGTCGGATCTCAACCTGCCCAACACCCATGAGTGGACCTACATCAGCAAAGACGGGAACCGCATCCCGGTCCTGCTGACCGTTACCGCGCTGCGCGACAGCAACGATGCCATCACCGGTTACTTGGGCGTCGCGCATGACATCTCCGTGCAAGCGCAAGCCCAGCGCCGACTCGCCAACACTCTGGCCGAGGTCAAGTCCCTCACCGCGGCGCTCAACGAACATTCCGTCATCGCCGTCACCGATCTCAACGGGTTCATCCGCGAGGCCAACGACAAGTTTTGCGACATCTACGGCTACGCCCCCGAGGAGTTCATCGGCCAGGACTACGGCATGCTGAAATCCGGGGTCCATGATGGGGCATTTTTCGCCCAGATGTGGGGCGTCATTTCGTCCGGTCGACCTTGGCACGGCGAGATTTGCAACCGGGCCAAAGACGGCCGCCTTCGCTGGATCGACACCAGCGTCCTTCCCGTGCTCGACGCCGACGGCGTGCCCCGCAAATACATTGCCGTCAGCACCGACATCACGCCTCAACGCCAGCTGGTCAAGCGACTCGAACTCACGCAGCACATCGCCGCCATCGGAGGCTGGGACGTGGATCTGATCGCTGGCACCGTCCGGTGGACCGACGTGACCTACGACATCCACGAGTTGGAACGCGGATCACCCATCGATCTTGATCAGGGCATCGCCTTTTACCACCCCAACGACCGGCAACGCGTCCGCGACGTCGTGGAAAACGCGATCGCGACCGGAGAATCCTGGGACTTGGAGTTGCGCATCACCACCGCCAAGGGCCACGAGAAGTGGGTGCGGGCGGTGGGTCGCGTCGAGATGAGCGGCGACAACGCCATCGCCCTGTTCGGCACCTTCCAGGATATCCACGAAACCAAGACGGCCCAGCTCGCTCTGCGCGCCAGCGAAGAACGGTTCCGCACCCTTGCCGCCGTCCTCCCCATCGGCATCTGGGAAGTCAACGCCGAGGGCGACTGCCTCTACACCAACCGGGCCTACCAGGAGAGCACGGAGCTGACCTTGGAGGAAACGCTGGGACGCGGTTACACCACGGCCGTCCATCCCGAGGATGTGGACGGACTGTTTGCAGCGTGGAATCGCTTTGTGACGGGCACCGAGAGTTTCGAACACGAGTTTCGCTTCCGCACGAAATCGGGCCAGATTCGCTGGGTGCACTCCCAGGGCACCGCGATCAAACGCGACGGCCAAACTCTCGGCTACGTTGGCGCCAATCTCGATATCACCGAAAGCCGCCAAGCCATGAACGACATGGCCGCGTCCCTGCACGAAAAAGAAATCCTGCTGCGCGAGGTGCACCACCGGGTGAAGAACAACCTGCAACTCGTCTCCAGCCTGCTGAACCTGCAGGCCGGCTACATCAGCGACCCGACCACGCTCACGGTTTTTCGGGAAAGCCAGCAACGCATCCGCTCCATGGCCCTCGTCCATGAGATGCTCTACGCCCACACCTCTCTGGCCAGCATCCAAATCGATGTTTACCTCAAGGAACTGGCGGGGTCGCTGCGCCGCAACTTTCCGGACTTTGCCGCCCGCATCCTGCCGAGTTTCAACATCGCGCCGCTACACATTCAGCCCGAAAAGGCCATTCCCCTCGGTCTCATCGTGAACGAACTCCTCACCAATGCCTTCAAACACGGCATGCGTGACGATTCCCCGCTCGAGATCTCCATCGACCTGCAACCCGATACCGCGGGCCGGGCGGTGCTGCAGTTTTCCGACAATGGCCCGGGCATGCCGGCCGATGTCGAAGTCAAAACCCCGAAGTCACTCGGACTGCGCCTCATCTCCCTGCTTTCGCGGCAGTTGCAGGCCACCGTCACCCTTCCGCAAGCTGGTCAACCCGCCCACTTCGAGTTCATTCTGCCCATCGACCCGCCCTCGACCGCCGATAAATGAACGCGCTCCCCCGAATTCTCATCGTCGAAGACGAGGCGATTCTCGCCGAGGACATGCGTGAGTCCCTCCAAAGCCAAGCCTTCGAAGTGGTCGATATCGTCGACAGCGCCGCCGACGCCTTGGACCGGGCGCTGCAACTCCGGCCCGACCTCATCATGATGGATATTCACCTGCGCGGGAACGATGACGGGGTCACCGCCGCGCAGACGATTCGCGAGCAGTTGGACGTGCCCATCGTGTTTCTCACGGCCCACAGCGACCGGGCCACCCTCGATCGGGCCAAGGCGACCAGCCCCTACGGCTACTTGATCAAACCCTTTCAGGATCAGGAACTGCGCGCCACGGTCGAGATGGCCACCTACCGCCACAAAGCCGACGCCCAACTCGGCCGCATGGAGCGCTGGCTTCGCACCACCCTCCAGAGCATCAGCGACGGCGTGGTCACGGTCGACCTCCAGCGACGGGTCACGTTCCTCAACCCCGTCGCCGAGCTGGTCCTCGGATGGAACCGGCGGGACGCCGTCGGCAAATCCTATCAGGAGGTGTTTCGGTTGAGTGATCAAGCCGGTCATCCCGTCGTCGACCCCATCCGGACCGTCATCGAAAACGGCGAAACGCTGCACTTCGATCACAGCTACATGATCGAGACCAAAGACGGCCGCCGTCGCCGCGTCGACGACAGCATCACCCCGATCCGGGACGAGCACGACGCCATCACCGGCGCCATCATCATCTTCCGCGACGCCACCGAAAAATGGGAGCTGGAACGGAAACAGCAACGAGCCGAAAAACGCATTCAGGAGGCGCAACGCATGGAAAGCCTCGGCATGCTGGCGGCGGGGGTCGCGCACGATTTCAACAACCTGATGGCCGTGGTGATTGGCAACGCCGATCTCCTGCGCCAACCCGCGGTGACCCCGTCGGACCACGAGGAATCCATTACCGAGATTCTCACCGCCGCCAAACGGGTCGCCGGGCTGTGCGCCCAAATGCTCAGCTACTCCGAAAACGACCACCAAACTCCCTTGGAGCCGTTGGATATCACCCGACTTCTCGCCGCAACCACCGGGCAGTTGAGAACCCAGCAGCCCGCGAACGTGGAAATCCACACCGCTCCATCGAGCCCTTCACTGCGGGCGTTGGGTAACCCCGGGCGGTTGCGACAGCTGTTCACCAATCTGCTGCTCAATGCCTTCGAAGCATTTCAGGACCAACCCGGCCGCATCGACATCGAGGTGGTCACCGTTACCGCGCTCCCCGGTGATCTGCGCATCACCCCGGATCAGGATTCGGTCGGCGGATGCTGGATCAAGCTCACCGTCCGCGACAACGGCTGCGGCATGGACGCCGCCACCCGGGACCACATCTTTGATCCGTTCTTCTCCACCAAGTTCGTCGGGCGCGGTCTGGGCATGTCCATCGCGTTCAATGTCGTGAAGCTCCATCACGGCGGGCTCGGCGTCACCAGCACGCCGGACGCAGGCACATGCTTTGACCTCTATCTCCCCTGCGCCAAGGACGCCCCGGCCACCGCCGAAAGTTCCCGCGCTCCGTTCGCCCGGGTGGCCGAATTTTCCGGCCGCGCCATGGTGGTGAATCACGATGCCGATGAGCGCGAATTGATCACCATGATCCTGGGCGCGATGGGCCTGGGCCCCGTGGCCGTCACCGATAAATGCCAACCGGCCCTCGACCTGATCCGTCAGGAGCCGCCGCCCGCCGTCGCCCTCTTCGATCTGGGCACGCCCGGATCGTCCGGCACCGACATCCTGCGCGACTTGCGAACGACCCACTCCTGGATCCCGGTCGTGCTGACCGGCGACGGTTACTCCCCCGCAGTTGCCGACATCATCGCCGCCGATCCTTTCACCATCTTCGTCGCCAAACCGTTCGAAGTGCCAGACCTCGCTGCCGCCATTCGCGAGTTGCTCTCCCGCACCTGAGCCTGCCGGTCGCCCCGCTCTTTTCGGTGGTCCTCAAACAGTCCGGTCCCCTGCGACATTGCGACTGGTTTCACTCCGTTTTCGCTTCGTTGCTTCGAGTGCCCCTCGACTACCCCGCATGCCCCTGCCTCGTTGTTACACTTTCCCGCGAGCTCCCGCCTTCCTGCTGTTCGCGCTTTTGATCGCTCATATCGGTCGAGCGGACAAACACGTCGCGATCCGTGCCACCGCTTCGCCGGACTACGAGGCCTCCCGCCAAACCGAGAGTGGTGCTCCGCGCGTCGAACGCTACGTGTTTCTCAAAGGTAAGTTTTTTGAGGGTGCGATCCGTGACAAATCCCTCGAAGAAACCGAGATGATCGAGGTCGCTCGCGCCTTGGCTCCCCATCTGGCGAAGCAAAACTATCTGCCCACGTCCGAGACGGCCGAAGCCGACATCGTCATCGCCGTGCACTGGGGACTCACCACGTCGCTCAAACACAACACCGACTACGTCATGCACATGATGGAGCAAGCGCGCGAGCAGCAACGCGTGGACCAAGATTTCTACCAGGCGGTCTACGTCGACGAAAACGGCGCGGATATTATCCCGACCGACTACGCCCAAAGTTTGCTTCAGCAAGGTGCCGCCGATCGCGCCGCCGCGCCAGACTACGAATGGGCGCGCATGGCATCGACGCGTTCGGAACGCGACATCAGTGAACGCCCCATTGCGACCGTGCTGGGTTTTTCCGAGGCGCTGCGTCGTGACGCCAAACGGGCCGTCGCGGGCGAAGATGCCCGCACTCTCCGTCACTATCTCAACGAGGAGCGGTATTTTGTCATCCTCATGGCCTACGACCTCAAAAGCGGGAAGGATGGCAAACCGATGGAACGCAAATGGGTCGCTCGCCTGAGTGTGGCCGCCGCCGGCATCAATTTTCCCATGGCCCTCGAACGTCTGGGCGAAACCGGCTCCGACTATTTTGGCACCGACCAACCCGAACTCAAAGTAAAGCGAGCCCCGGTGAACGACCACCGCGGCGAGGTCGAGATCGGCGACGCCATCGTCATCGAAAACCCCTGATCGTCCGACAACACGGGGTTATCGCTTCAGGGCCCGCCAGGCGTAGCGACCCACGGTCAGAGTTCCGGCCGCCACGGCTTCACCCGTGATGGCATCCGTGAGCCCATCCGGCACCACCACCGTGCCGCCTTGACCGTCGCAATTGATCGCGATCCACCACGACTCGCCGTTCGCATCACATTGCGGTGCGATCAACGTGCCCGGACTCGGCTGCCCCCATGACGCCACCCCCGCTTCCGCGGCACAGGACCGCACGAACTCGTGTAACCACTTTCCTCCTACATCGCCCTCCGGCTCGGCGGTTAGCATGACGATGCGTCCCGCCCCCCAATCACGCTCCGTCCACCACGCCAACCCCTCGGCGGGGGAATCACTGCGCAACACCCCGCGCACCCGCGTCGCCTCCGACGACGGTCGCAGAGCCATTCCCCACCCCGCCAGCGGGATCTCCCGCGCGGAATCAACAATGCCCTTGGTCCCGCTGCCGGTCAGGGGCCACGCGTAAACCATCTCCACCCCGGCAAGACGCTCCAACCGCGCCCCCAAGCCCGCATCGGTTGGCACATTGTGCTCCGCCGTCCGCGTGCCCGTCAGCGGACCGCACACCCAGGTGCCACCCGCCCGCACCCAGGCTTCCACGCGATCGAGAAACACTTCGTCCACGCACGCCATCGCGGGCGTGAACAGCACCTTCAACCCATCGAGCGCAGCCCCCTCGAAACGCACGTCGCGCGGCAACCCCGCATCGCACAGCCGCCGGTGCCACGCTTTGAGCGTCGCCAGATAATCCACCGCATGTCGCTCACGATCGGCCCCCAACGGTTCGACGTCCAGCATCACGCGGCCGCGGTCGCTCCACGTCAGCGCCACCTCCGCCGGGGCCGGGCAACTGTTCGCCAACAGCGGTTCCAACGCTCGCCGCGCGGACTCGACCGCCTGCACTTCGGCGTGACCGATGCTCGGCTTAAACCACGCACTCATCACCGCACTGTGCGGCATCTCACAACCCCCGCGTTGCTGACGCCACAGCCAGTAACACATCGTGCGTGCCCCGAGCGCGAAGGACACCACCGCTTCCGCCGCCAAAAATCCCTTGGGGTGGGACGTCTCGTGGGCCCCGAACCAGCCATTGTGGGCCACGCTCGTTTCCATCACCCAGTGCGCCCGATTTGGTTTGGCGGCCCGAAACAGATCGTGATCGAACACCCCGTCGCTCCAATTCGCCGCCGACGGGTAATCGTCGAACGACACAAAATCCAACCCCGTGCTCATGCGCTCCAGATTGACCGCAAACCCCACGCCAAAGTTGTGCGTGATCGGTTGCTCGGTGTGCCGCCGCAGGATCGCCGCCTGCTCATCCATGAACGCCGCCACGCGTTCCCGCGCAAACATCCGCCACGCCGTGCTCAACGACGCGTGGTGCAGAAACGGCGTCGACACCGGGGCGGGCACTTGGTCGAAACGTTGATACGTCTCGCTCCATACATCCGTGCCCCACGCCGCGTTGAGCTCATCGATCGAGCCGTAACGCTCGGCCAGCCACCCGTGCCACGCCGCGATCGCGTGCGGATTAAAATCCTCCGCCACGTGACACTTGAACTCGTTGTCGATCTGCCATCCCACAATCGCCGGATGCCGCCCCAGCTCCGCCCCACACGCCTCGACGATGCGGTGGCAGGCCGCCCGCACGTCGGGGTTTTCAAAGGAGGCATGTTGCCGACTGCCATGACTCATCACCACGCCGGCCGCGTCCGTAAAACACCGCTCCGGATGCCCGTGCGTCAGCCAAATCGGCGGCGTCGGCGTCGGCGTGCACCACACCACGGCGATGCCGGCGGCGTGCAACCGATCCAGCACGCCCTTGAAATACTCGAGTGAAATCTCGCCCTCATTCGGTTCGATCACCGACCACGCAAACTCCCCCATCCGCACCAGGTTGATCCCGAGCCGCTGCATCTCCGCGATATCGCGTTCGAGATCTCCGGCGGGCCAGAGCTCAGGGTAATAACAAACACCGTGGTAAAGAGGGGTCGCAGGCATGGGAGGTAAAATCCGACCCCATTCCTTCACGGGCAGCCACTCAATTCCCGCCCGCACCGACTGTCCGATTTCCGCCCCCATCAGGTCCGGTCGCACATCCCTTCCGGAAACCACGTCATCACGACTCATTCAACCGCCTGAGTGGCGATCGGATCGCGACTCATCGGCATCGCGATCGTGGTGGGAGCACATCCTGGCGGCGTCCCTCGGCTGCACCGCCGACGCCCCGGGTCTTCCCTCCCCCAAATGATCATATGAAACCACCCCGCTCATTACGTCACTTCACCCGACTGCTTCTCCTTTTCGCATCGGGCTTTTTTACGTCCGCCGGCTTTGCCGCCGACATCACCCTCACCGCCGCCATGCTCAATGACTACCACCTCGGTGGGGGCATCGTGGACTTCGCCGACGCCACCATCGGCTACCCGCCCAACGACGTGCCCAACAATCTCGCCCCCGGCGACACCATCTACATCGAGGCCCACACCCGGAAATTCATCCGCATCAAAAATCTCACCCAAGGCACCGCGGCCAACCCCATCACGATTACCAACACCGGTGGACAATTCATTCTCGAAGCCCCCAGCCCCACCGACGCCACCTCCAAGGGCATCGGATTGTTGGGCGTCCAGCACGTGATCCTCAAGGGCACCCCCGACCCCGGCAACTACGACTACGGCATTAAAATCGCCAGCACCAAGAACGGCGCCACCGGCATCAAGATCGGTCACAACGGCCAGACCGGCGAAGACTTTGTGGGCTCCTTCGATGTCGAGGTCACGGGCATCGAAATCGGCAACACCGGCTTTGCCGGCATCCAAGCCAAGTGCGAAATCGCCGCCGCTGATCTGCCCGAGGAAGGCTACATCATGGAGGACATCCACATCCACCACAACTACATCCACGATGTTCACGGCGAGGGTCTCTACATTGGTTGGACGTCCTCGGGGCACCACGACATGGGCAACGTCACCATCAACGACAATCTCATCGTCAACGCCGGCTGGGACGGCATTCAGCTCACCACCTGCCGCGAAGGGGGCCTGATCTACAACAACATCATCCTCGGTTACGGCGTGAACAGCTACACCGCCGAGGAAAACAACATCCCCTACTATTGGCAAAACAGCGGCATCGGGGTCAGCGGTTCCACCCTGGATATTCACCACAACTGGGTGCAGGCCGTCAGCGAGTATGCCGGGGCCGCCGTCAGCGTCTCCACCTACGGCGACACCACCGTGACCAACAACGTGCTCATCGGCGGCGACTTCAGCTCCGATCCGGCCGAGGACGGCATCTACATCTCCGAGGGCTCGACGCCGCCAATGGGCGCGACCATCACTATCGCCAACAACACCGTGATCGAACCCGAGCGCGACGGTATTCATATCACCAATACCGTTAGCCTGCCGGTGGCGTTTACCAACAACATCGTGGCCCATCCCATCACCGGCGGCTACGCCGTGGACAACACCGGCACCGCCCTCACCGCCACCACCAACCTCTACACCGCCACCGTTGCCGCCGCCGGATTCGTCGACGCGAGCTCCGACGACTATCATCTCGCCAGCGGTTCGGCCGCCATTGATACCGGCACCGACACGTCGGCCGCCGGCGTCACCGACGACTTCGACACCTTGCCCCGGCCCGAGGGCGCGGCCTACGACATCGGGGCGTTTGAACGCGAAGCGGACATCACCCTGACCATCATCACGCCCGACGCTTGGGGCACGGCCTCCGGCAGCGGCTTCTGCTCCGCCGCAACGGCCTTCAACGAACAACCCACCTGGGACGCCGCCAACCTCATCCCGGTGGGCGACGCCGCCAGCCCGCATGCCGGCACCAAGACCGCCTATACCAACCGCCACTGGTATATGGATTTCGGGGCCGACTACGCCAACGTGCGCATCGTGGCCATGTGGACCCGCTACCGCCCCTCCAGCCCCGGCAGCTTCAGTGGCTTCGACGGCATGTGGTGGGACAATGACAACGACAACGTCAACGACGGCACCACCGCCACCGGCATGAACTTCGGCACCGCCCAGGACATGCCCAGCACCAGCGAGCAATTGTGGGTGCAGGACGCCGATTTTTCCGGCGCCCCGATCACCCCACCCAGTCGCTACCTCCTGGTCAGCACGGGATCGACACCCACTGATCGCGGCAACGAGTTCGCCTTTGTCGGCTACATCGTGCCCTGACATTGCCCCGACTCCCTGCGGCGGCGATCGCGGCTCCTGAGGCCCGATCGCCGCTGGCCGTTTTACTCCCGCCGCCCCCATGCCCGCCTTCGATCTCCCGCTCGATCAACTTCGCACCTACCGAGGCGCTTCGCCGCGGCCGGCCGACTTCGACGCCTACTGGGAGGCGGGGCTGCGGGAGCTCGATCACACCGACCCCGATCCGGTGCTCGTGCCCAATTCCACCATCACGACACCTCAAACCGAATGCTTCGACCTGTGGTTCACCGGGGTCGGCGGCGCCCGCATCCACGCCCAGTTCGTGCGGCCGCGACGATCCGATGTGACCACCGCCAACCCCGGTCCGGCCGTCTTGCTGTTTCACGGCTACTCCGCTGCCTGCGGCGACTGGAGTTCACTGCTGGGATTTGCCGGGGCGGGTCTCGCCATCGCCATGCTCGACTGCCGGGGCCAGGGCGGCGCGTCGGAAGACGTGGGCGGCGTCAAAGGCATGACCTTGCGCGGCCATTTCGTGCGTGGATTGGCCGACCCCGACCCGACCAAACTGCTCTTTCGTGCCATCTATTTGGATACCGTGCAACTGGCCCGGGTAGTGATGGCGCAACCCGAAATCGACGCCGCTCGCGTCGGTGCCTTCGGCGGTTCCCAGGGCGGCGCACTCACCCTGGCCTGCGCCGCCCTCGAACCACGGCTTAAACGCATCGCGCCTGCGTTTCCCTTTCTGAGCGACTTCCGTCGGGTCTGGGCCATGGATCTGGCGGAAAATGCCTACGAGGAACTGCGCTACTTCCTGCGAATCAACGACCCCTGTCACGA is from Synoicihabitans lomoniglobus and encodes:
- a CDS encoding CHASE domain-containing protein is translated as MIPSFLHRTATAWIILGLSLVATFIGWRFSVEYTEQVAQERFTFATDEAELLIEERMLEYEQALRGGVGLFGASSPISRDDWRHYVETLRIQRYFPGIQGMGFARLIPPEALADFEADIRRQGFPDFKVTPAGPRDIYTAIEFLEPFDARNQRAFGYDMFSHPVRRAAMARSRDTGEAAMSGRVVLLQETDTDIQPGVLTYLPVYRRDHPTSTIAERREALVGYVYAPFRMRDLMSGILEHTRREVDVQVYDGPTVNPATFLHQTFTPDAVAGAPGEPRFTETRQMTISGQLWTIVYTTNENFDQATVNYLSNFVVGTGIAIDLLLFTIIAALGARYRSEHVAATTSAAKAQQYAYRHAAILKSAGSVIVAANAEGVIVEFNPAAEKMLGYTAAEMIDRETPAVFHDPDEIAQRAGQFSKELGRPLEPGFEVFVAKSDLNLPNTHEWTYISKDGNRIPVLLTVTALRDSNDAITGYLGVAHDISVQAQAQRRLANTLAEVKSLTAALNEHSVIAVTDLNGFIREANDKFCDIYGYAPEEFIGQDYGMLKSGVHDGAFFAQMWGVISSGRPWHGEICNRAKDGRLRWIDTSVLPVLDADGVPRKYIAVSTDITPQRQLVKRLELTQHIAAIGGWDVDLIAGTVRWTDVTYDIHELERGSPIDLDQGIAFYHPNDRQRVRDVVENAIATGESWDLELRITTAKGHEKWVRAVGRVEMSGDNAIALFGTFQDIHETKTAQLALRASEERFRTLAAVLPIGIWEVNAEGDCLYTNRAYQESTELTLEETLGRGYTTAVHPEDVDGLFAAWNRFVTGTESFEHEFRFRTKSGQIRWVHSQGTAIKRDGQTLGYVGANLDITESRQAMNDMAASLHEKEILLREVHHRVKNNLQLVSSLLNLQAGYISDPTTLTVFRESQQRIRSMALVHEMLYAHTSLASIQIDVYLKELAGSLRRNFPDFAARILPSFNIAPLHIQPEKAIPLGLIVNELLTNAFKHGMRDDSPLEISIDLQPDTAGRAVLQFSDNGPGMPADVEVKTPKSLGLRLISLLSRQLQATVTLPQAGQPAHFEFILPIDPPSTADK
- a CDS encoding YdeI/OmpD-associated family protein, which gives rise to MSRDPRIDTYIAHAQPFAQPILKHLRELVHQAVPEVVETIKWGAPAYTLKGKQVCLTASFKAHCALSFWAKAMEEVLAADGIGPQEGMGNLGKITDLTDLPARTKLIRYLQTAARLATAAPAGRPTAKTRKPTLATPPELASALQQPSHAAAAHTWTAFTPAKRREYIEWITTAKQDATRARRLATTLQWLAEGKTRHWKYQNC
- a CDS encoding DUF2721 domain-containing protein, whose amino-acid sequence is MDLALSTPALLFPAISLLFLAYTNRFLHLAALIRKLHSDHLAGNDPCAKEQILNLHRRLSLIRWMQIWGVASLLGCTLAMVCLFFGWGSTGSMVFVASVLAMTVSLALSLREIFISGGALAILLAQLENSPRAKS
- a CDS encoding GNAT family N-acetyltransferase, producing MRLRSTPFDPEQFAVWREHSIAAFAADKIAAGTWSADQAPALAVASFDESLPQGSDTTGHAIRRVINDATEELIGWFWVGPATHSAPGTAWLFDIEIVPEHRGQGHGRAVLKLAEDEARTLGFSTLGLHVFAHNPVARHLYEACDFQLTDLNYAKKL